A stretch of Hydractinia symbiolongicarpus strain clone_291-10 chromosome 9, HSymV2.1, whole genome shotgun sequence DNA encodes these proteins:
- the LOC130656574 gene encoding histone H2B, gonadal-like, producing the protein MSDAAAKGGKQAPKVAKKGEKRAGKKGGKIGGTGEKKRKRKRKESYAIYIYNVLKQVHPDVGVSSKAMSIMNSFVNDIFERIASEASRLALQNKKSTISSREIQTAVRLLLPGELAKHAVSEGTKAVTKYTSSK; encoded by the coding sequence atgtctgacgcagcagctaaaggaggaaaacaggcacctaaagtagccaagaaaggtgaaaaaagagccggcaaaaaaggaggaaagattggtggaactggtgaaaagaaacgcaagagaaagagaaaggaaagttatgctatttacatctacaatgttttgaaacaagttcacccagatgtcggagtttcaagcaaagctatgagcatcatgaactcatttgtcaacgacatctttgagcgcattgcttccgaagcttcgcgtttggctcttcaaaacaaaaagtcgaccatctcttctcgtgaaattcaaaccgcagtacgtcttctcttgcctggagaacttgcaaaacacgcagtcagtgaaggaacaaaagccgtcacaaaatacacaagcagcaagtaa